A genomic window from Prosthecobacter sp. SYSU 5D2 includes:
- a CDS encoding alkaline phosphatase D family protein has protein sequence MMPSNCPPQSPLSRREFVSNAFALGAGAALPVRGAETKEVGRLGPIVGHTEETMSFLWMRAQAAGEYVLEVTPENGGAAKRIAAQAEAAQDLCLHWRVEGLEAGSRYRYRVLNGEMVIAGDAEQVFATAPKAASAGKVRLAISSCAKEDAGSRAVWKRMAAEQVDAVMLIGDTPYIDSTELEVQTRRHQEFAAVPEYQELLRNRPCWWTWDDHDFAGNDSSGLAVGKENSRLVFTRYRPQAAYGDGKEGIYTSFRYGPVEVFMLDARWFAMTEASYASPVKPSLLGRVQWEWLQEKLLASTAPFKLLACGMIWDDKENKELDDWGSYAHERKALEKFIGDHKIPGVIYVGGDIHASRVLKYPTQKAVGYDLVQFIASPIHNSTIPSLNVYHPDLVRSAVEPHVFLVMDIDSTVTPARLSAELVNKDGERVFAYQLDLSDLTPA, from the coding sequence ATGATGCCTTCCAACTGTCCGCCGCAGTCACCGCTGAGCCGCCGTGAGTTTGTTTCCAATGCTTTTGCGCTGGGCGCGGGGGCGGCTTTGCCGGTGAGGGGGGCGGAGACAAAGGAGGTGGGGCGGCTGGGGCCAATCGTGGGGCACACGGAGGAGACGATGAGCTTCCTGTGGATGCGGGCGCAGGCGGCGGGGGAGTATGTGCTGGAGGTGACGCCGGAGAATGGGGGCGCAGCGAAACGCATCGCGGCCCAGGCGGAAGCGGCGCAGGATCTCTGCCTGCACTGGCGGGTGGAAGGGCTGGAGGCGGGCAGCCGGTATCGCTACCGGGTGCTGAATGGGGAAATGGTCATCGCAGGAGATGCGGAGCAGGTTTTTGCCACGGCACCGAAGGCGGCCAGCGCTGGCAAGGTGCGCCTGGCGATCAGCTCCTGTGCGAAGGAGGATGCGGGCAGCCGGGCGGTGTGGAAGCGCATGGCGGCGGAGCAGGTGGATGCGGTGATGCTCATCGGCGACACGCCTTACATTGACAGCACGGAGCTGGAGGTGCAGACGCGGCGGCATCAGGAATTTGCGGCGGTGCCGGAGTATCAGGAGCTGCTGCGCAACCGGCCCTGCTGGTGGACGTGGGATGACCATGACTTTGCCGGCAATGACAGCTCCGGCCTGGCGGTGGGGAAGGAAAACAGCCGCCTGGTCTTTACGCGCTACCGCCCGCAGGCGGCCTATGGCGATGGCAAGGAGGGCATTTACACCAGCTTCCGTTATGGGCCGGTGGAGGTCTTCATGCTGGATGCGCGCTGGTTTGCCATGACGGAGGCCTCCTATGCATCACCCGTGAAACCCTCTTTGTTAGGCCGTGTGCAGTGGGAATGGCTGCAGGAAAAGCTGCTGGCCTCCACCGCACCCTTCAAGCTGCTGGCCTGCGGCATGATCTGGGATGACAAGGAGAACAAGGAGCTGGATGACTGGGGCAGCTACGCGCATGAGCGCAAGGCGCTGGAAAAGTTCATCGGCGACCACAAGATTCCCGGTGTGATCTATGTGGGCGGTGACATCCATGCCAGCCGTGTGCTGAAGTATCCGACCCAGAAGGCGGTGGGTTATGACCTGGTGCAGTTCATCGCGTCGCCCATTCATAACAGTACCATTCCTTCGCTGAATGTTTATCATCCGGACCTGGTGCGCAGCGCGGTGGAGCCGCATGTGTTCCTGGTGATGGACATTGACTCCACCGTCACTCCGGCCCGGCTGAGCGCGGAGCTGGTGAACAAGGACGGCGAACGTGTGTTTGCCTATCAGCTCGACCTTTCAGACCTCACTCCAGCCTAA
- a CDS encoding cupin domain-containing protein has product MNLVELAQRLRQTRLDKGMTLDEVAAASGVGKGILSKVENFRVTPTLPTLAKLSEALGVKLSVLLDGLDARPRLSVVRKDERKMIERDRTQSNIDYESLAHRRADRAMDPFELRIPARGGRMEALPHEGEEFLMVLEGKVTFEFDEETYELQAGDSLYFDAETKHRLFNETAKDARVLCVFLGRRY; this is encoded by the coding sequence ATGAACCTTGTCGAACTCGCCCAACGCCTCCGTCAAACCCGCCTGGACAAAGGCATGACCCTGGATGAGGTCGCGGCGGCTTCCGGCGTGGGAAAGGGCATCCTGTCCAAGGTGGAAAACTTCCGCGTGACGCCGACGCTGCCGACGCTGGCCAAGCTGAGCGAGGCGCTGGGCGTGAAGCTGTCTGTGCTGCTGGACGGGCTGGACGCCAGGCCCAGACTGAGCGTGGTGAGAAAGGATGAGCGCAAGATGATCGAGCGCGACCGCACGCAGTCGAACATTGACTATGAATCCCTGGCGCACCGGCGCGCGGACCGGGCCATGGACCCTTTTGAGCTGCGCATCCCGGCACGCGGCGGGCGCATGGAGGCATTGCCGCACGAGGGAGAGGAGTTTTTGATGGTGCTGGAAGGCAAGGTGACCTTTGAGTTTGACGAGGAGACCTATGAGCTCCAGGCCGGAGACAGCCTGTACTTTGATGCGGAGACGAAGCACAGGCTGTTTAATGAAACGGCGAAGGATGCGCGGGTGCTGTGTGTGTTTTTGGGGCGGCGGTATTGA